GGAGTCTCTGTGTCAGGCTGAGGGGGGGTGACGGCTCCCGGACGGGGCTGAGGGTCCGGCTCCCGGACTATAATGACACATcatcacacatgcaaacacacacatgagggGGCGGATGGGGGgaaggtgtgggggggtgagggtgagggaggggggtgagggtgagggaggggggtgagggtgggggaggggggtgagggtgtgcatacgttacacacacatgcgcccgcgaatgtgtgtgagctgctctggcctgatcaggatgggagggggggtacagactagggctgtcactttttccaaaaatgaaattcgaacgaatttcgaatgtccataattaattcgaatacattcgaatacattcgaccctttttatttcttgtggaaatcacgtatacctactgaattcataacagcacaggataaaaacacatctttgataacacatttgtaaacacaacaagaggaagctccgacacacaagtgcggctgtcttttacgcattaacaataactgctcggagcgcgatatgcggagcgcatgtcgtccatggcacacacagcctatataaacgaataatctgtgaggccgacctccaacacggcatctttttattccttacggaaagaaaattacaagtagtctcgcagctctccgttaccgctgcagctgctctgtcagccgtgctgtataagtccccaaacaggctgcccatcgcgcccagcgcagcagcggacttttctccctgtcgtgtgcgatcagtgtcggtctccgtttcaatgagctcgtgtgagaggctttcagtcacgagatgtttctgtgcaggggaaaggtggactaaccgggagaagcggggatccaggagggccgctttattgaggagaagccactcgccgctctcttctttatagcgcatttttacagttcgaatggagaattacacttcgaattcgaacttttcaccccaccttcgaacgaatattcgaacttcgaataaaaagtgacagccctagtacAGACTGATGTACATGTGTGGGATGGCTCAGCGGGCTGGGTGGGTCTATGTTGTCTCAGATAGTCCAGATGGCACTGCCATTGGTCCTTTCTGTTATCATGCTCTATGTGGTCATCAAGTTATCTCCCTGTGTGTTTCACCAGATCTTGTTGCCCCCCCTCAGGGTAGCTGTGTTGGAgagccccacccccccgtcGTAAGGTCTGGGGCCCCAAACTTCTCCCCGTTTCTACGGCTAAGCCTTCCTCTGGGCCCTTTAGTGTTGTTCAGACCAACAGAACCACTTTACTGCTGGGGACAGTGAGAGCTGTCAGAGGAAGGTGGAGCTCCACtgcccagcagagggcgctgtcTGGACACTCCATTTcctttattttacaatttaaatctgttttggtttaatAATGAGTTACCTAatgagttttttattttttaatcagcCTACACCTGGATTACTTGTGGATGATGAGTATActtttttatgtttgctattgccttttatgcttcattttgttgatTTAGATAATTGTTAATTGTTTACCAGTAGATACACTGAATTCTCATTTAAAGGGTGATCTTTAAACTACGTTTAATAtgatcaagagggaggaatatagaatgttggtgtgttttagtgtctctctgtgttcacatctcttagtctaggaacaggccagagCCTCTCCTACTGTACGAGGTGTTGTTTCCAACATTCTGTCATTTGTGATGTCCCAACAAGGACGAACCGACCCTGTggtctgggacatagccagggccatataccttatcaagggagACTGTTATTTTGTTACTCACTCTTTCTTTCCTATAATACtggccccaaccctttggttcggtgAGAAGAGGGATGGACAGCCAAGGAGCACGTCTGGAGACTGCTCCTCACCTCCTACACTGAGACTATCCCACCTCTGTTTCACCTCACTTatgttcttatttttatttttagttggcctacaaaaagcttttttttgcagtcagttcagctgaacattttactgtaCAGTAACAAATAAGTTACCTTTTAGTACTTGTGCAATTATTTCATCATTAAATCCCCTGAAAGAACATTTTCTTACTGTCatgtttttcatttcatttatcagtgcaattactgtcCTGTGAGTTTTGCCAAAATAGGTTACATTGGTGTATTTTCAGAAGTCCAACAATGTTGCAGTATCAACTATAGGAGTACAGTACGACTCtgtgggattgtgagtttagcccattggagctcattAGATTGACAAATATGCATCCTATCGAGATAcaattgtgtcaatgcaatatttatgtgatatattcacagtattgtattaaAATATGGCAGCAATATTTATACTGTTtgtaccacctaattgcaactttaaaaaaggaAGCTTTTTCGAAACAattgtatacatataaataattatgtaacatggcctcataaagtCAAAACATAGGTAAACAGTATTTTGATGTCAGTATTTTAAATGTATCACACAAGTGTTTAATTGTTGCTCTCTGAGAGATATTCAAATGTTCATGTGTTACCATGGCGCCGCAGCGAGTGGCAGCCCGATACAGCAGCTCCCGACCCCCTTTTCctatttcctttttatttaaaaaattgtTATCTAGATATACTTTTTAGAACTTCAACTCTAGGCTTTGTTAATACGTAGGTTTAATTCTTGAGATAAATTATAAATCAATAGGGCTCTTAAACGGTtgtgcaacaacaacaatgtgcaACAATGTGACGATCACCGCGACCACCGCGaccaccaaacaacaacaacacagggcCGACGAGCTCCTCCAGCACCGGGATCGACCAGTGGTGTGCCCGAAGGGGATCCCGAGGGAGTTGAAGTTAAGGCGGCGTGGGACCAGAGCAGGAGGTGAGGAACAAGAAGtcggagaggaggtggagatacaAGCCCCGTCTTCCCTCGGTCGTCATGGGGAATGTACGCTCACTGCCCAACAAGACGGACAAACTATCAGCCCTTATTACCTGACAGCGCAAGTACCGGGAGTGCAGTGTGTTGTGCCTGACGGAGACATGGCTGAACGGGAAGATACCGGATTGCTCTGTGGAACTAGCCGGCTTCACGCTAGTTCGGgcggacagagacaaacagagcggTAAGAAGTCGGGTGGTGGACTGGCCGTCTTTGTTCACTCCAAACGGTGCAACCCTGGACATGTTACTACGAAGGAAGTCACGTGCTCGCCTGATGTTGAGCTGTTGGCTGTGGGACTGAGACCTTACTATCTGCCCCGTGAGTTCTCGGCTgtcattattgttgttgtttacactCCACCATCAGCTGTTGCGGGGCGGGCTTGTGACGTCATTCACTCCACCGTCGCAGACCTGCAAACTCGGCATCCCAACGCTCTCATTATAGTGAATGGAGACTTCAACCATGTTAACATCTCAAAGACACTGACTGACTTCACTCAGTATGTGACCTGCAGCACCAGAGGGGACAAGACATTGGACTTACTGTATGCCAATGTTAAGGAGGCATACAGTGCAacagctctcccccccctggGCAAATCAGACCACTGCTTGATGCAACTGTCTCCTATATACAAACCTCTTGTGAGGAGACAGCCAATCACCACCAGGACTGTACAGCAGTGGTctgtggaggctgaggaggctcTGATGGAGTGCTACAGGACAACAGACTGGGAGATGTTTCAGGAAGACTACGGCGACGATATTGAGGGTCTCACTCAATGCGTCACAGACTATATAAAGTTCTGTGAGGAGAGTGTTGTCCCCACCAAGAAGGTTCGCTGCTTCCCCAACTGCAAACCCTGGATCAACAGGGACATCAAAGTCCTGTTGAACCGGAAGAGGAGAGCCTTCATGGCAGGAGACAATaaggacacacagagggaaatacagagagagctgaggagggAACTGAGGAGGGCTAAAGACTGCTACAAGAACAGAATAGAGGGGAAGCTGCAGAAGAACAACCCCCGAGAGGTGTGGGCGGGGTTGAGAACCATCACTGGCATGAAAAATGCTGGAGGATCACAGGAAGGGACAAAGGAACGGGCCGACGAGCTAAACCTGTTTTTTAACAGATTTGACTCACCAACTGGGGCCAGaccaacacccccctccccctcctgcactACTCATCTCTCTGCTATACCACAAGACCCGGGGATGGCAGCTTTTGCACCTCCCCTCCCagcaccaccctctctctctctccctttccacaATTCTAAGGTGGCTGGACCAATGTCAAGCCCAGGGATCAGTCATTCCCTCATCACACCCCCAACTATCCCAGTGaccccagcaacaacaaaccccATCATCAACACCAGCTACGTGAGACGGCAGCTCACCAGGATCAGGACATACAAGGCCAGAGGACCGGACGACATCAGCCCGAGGGTGCTCAAGATTTGTGCAGAGCAGCTGGCAGGAGTGTTCACGCATCTTTTCGGCCTCTCCCTCAGGTTGAAAAAGGTGCCAACACTCTGGAAGACATCCTGCGTAGTCCCTGTCCCGAAGAAGGGACGACCCAGCGCTCCAAAAGACTTCAGACCTGTGGCTCTAACGTCACACGTCATGAAAATCTTCGAGAGGATGGTCCTGGAGCACCTCAGGCCCTTGGTGCGTGACTGCCTGGACCCACTGCAGTTTGCGTACCAGACCGACATCGGCGTGGAGGACGCCATCATCTGCCTGCTTCACAGAGCTTACACACACTTGGAGAGGCCGCAGAGCATGGTTAGGATCATGTTCTTCGACTTCTCCAGTGCTTTCGACACCGTCCAGCCAGTCCGGTTGGTGGAGAAGCTCCAAGTGATGAAGGTGGATCCTGACATGGTGGCATGGATTTCAAACTACCTCACGGACAGGCCGCAGTATGTCAGGCTGCGACACTGCTTGTCAGACGTGGTGACCAGCAACACCGGCACACCCCAGGGAACTGTACTTTCACCGTTTTTGTTCTCCCTCTACACCTCGGATTTCTGCTACAACTCCCGAGCATGCCATCTGCAGAAGTTCTCTGATGATTCCTCCATTGTTGGATGCATCATAGACAATAGGGAGGAAGAGTATAGGGAACTAGTTGAGAACTTTGTGGGATGGTGTGACGGGAACCACCTTCAGCTCAACACCGGGAaaaccaaggagctggtggtggacttccGGCGCAGAAAGAGCACCCCAATACCTGTTTCCATaaacggggaggaggtggagatggtggacaCCTACAAGTTCCTTGGGGTGCACCTGAACAATAAATTAGACTGGTCAGACAACACTGAGGCCCTCTACAGGAAGGGACAGAGTAGGCTGTTCTTCCTGAGGAGGCTCAGGTCTTTCAAGGTGTGCACTAGGCTACTACAGATGTTCTACCAGTCTGTGGTAGCCAGTGCCACCTTCTTTGCTGTAGTGTGCTGGGGAGGAGGCATCGGGAGCGGTGGTGCCAGCAAGATGAATAAGCTGGTGAGGAAGGCGAGCTCTGTGGTGGGGATGAAGCTGGACTGTGTGGAGGCtgtgacagagaggaggatgagggggaagcTGCAGGCGATCATGGAcaatccctctcaccctctctacgCTGAGCTGAGGCAACTCAGGAGCACATTCAGCCACAGACTCTCTCAGCCACGTGCCTCAAAGCGCTTGGGGGGCTCTTTCATCCCATCAGCTATCAGACTTTATAACACCTCAACCCCCCGCTCCCAACGTCCCCAAAGCCCCAACAGCTGCTTTATCCAGACCTGTTTAAGGTCTAAACCGCACACCTAAGGACTGCACCTATTGTTaaccttgttatttgttatttatttactaaATTTTTCGATTACTTCAGGGTCCCTGCACATTTGGCACATTtggcacatttatatttatatttatacttatatttatattatacctcatatttcatcgtacttatttatttacttaacacacaggtcacctacaAACCGAGAGTTACATGTATAtagtatgtttgttttatcttaaCTTTATCTTATTAAAATAGTTTTGTACtataattttattttcaattagtaaatgtattgtatatatactgttttttcgctcttctcttttcccactgtactgctggtcacctgtgaatttctcccaagggggattaataaaggactatcttatcttatcttaaatgATCGTTGTGTTTCTCATTTTGGTGGAAAAAATCTGTTTTGAGAAGAGAGAACATGGTTTTGAGTGCAGTGTTTCGTTTTGAAAGAGATTTTGACAAAATGGTTTTGACAAAATGGTAAACTCGTTTCAGATTTGTCCTTAgtgttttgagaaattgagctatagtttcagaaaacgtgtttaaacaATTGAGGAAAACTGTAATAAAAGCTTACTGCTGGTTCAGAACACCTCTGATAGACTCCTAGGGCCCTATtctaacggtctgaaacgcaagtgagaagcgcacaacggaagtagctttgtgggcggggctctgccgctgttgctattataacggcggataaattactcttgcgccctgaagtagcctaattacccgtaggtgtggtttgggcgtaacgtgcagtAAACCAacgagagtgccatctcccatcccctttaagagccatgagcacaTTTGAACCTgatgagttgatattttgacagcgcgtttacaatctccgatgagacagatgcatgaccatatgaatttcaaacttcaaatggctcagtttatggccgaATAATAtgccctaattcacacatggaatggCTTTTTACTCTACAACTTCCGAAatactgagtcgtcatgtaaattGCTGTAAAGAAACCTAACacacgatgatgatgatatgcGGTCCCGTGGCCGTAGCTGTGGGTCTATTTAACgatatgcggcaatacattaacacacgtcgtttcttaccagtattgtatacattatcgttattgacttgtgttcctaatatgtaTGTGTTCCCCCGTTAatgtacattgccatggactttATTATGCGTTacatgtttagtttgcgtgtgttaacagatggatgcactcttgcattctttttaacactcactcgcagttAAACATTGTTTTCTCACAAggaaatactcatcaatcctaaaagttatgggcttttacacgatgtctgtgtcaagaaaatgtgTATGTTCGGGTGTTTGCAggtgcattgatttaaatacaacttattaccgctgtatcagctgttctttcccaaataatttaaccaacattatcatttaccctaaaacgagattttgttttggaaggctgggatatagcctactttgctcaagtttatcaatattattattattttcacgcatggcatagcctactacagtgttcattcatgcagcccctatggaaaaaaaaatgcatttctgaCCTGCCATGGTAGGGGaaagccgggtcgattgaaacacgggacgattgaaacacagcgatttcctcGAAAACCACGCAAGGCAGTCACGCCAAATTTCGTGTAATGACGTCCCACCATTCAAATGTTATCCCCCAAACCTGTTTTCGAGAGCGCTAACTAAAATCCTTCCTGCggtagtttttttgtaataaatagttgtgttttttgtttcattccATAATAATATGACTATACAACAGATGAATTAGTACTTAAACCTGTGTTAAAGTGTGCAAAGTGTGCAACTTCAAAATGAGTTTTGAAGTTTAGAGGTAAAAAAGGTTTAAGTGTCAGTAGTCGctgtcgggacgattgaaacacttgtttcaaAACGCAACAGGAGTCATGTTATCCGGTTGACGTGGtagtttttgtttaaaataaataaaaggatgttcaACTGTGTATCCCTAAACATGACTTAGGACAGGGAAATAAGTAAATTTAATTCAAATTTAGTCGTCCAAAAGAAGAAAGGTGAGTTTTAACGAAATGTGCATCTTGACAATTACGCACAATTACGCACGGgccaaaaacatattttaacctATTTATATTATGCAGAATTATGTGAAATTTTAGCAATGACGAGTACACTACTATTTTGTCCGGTAtattgcataaaaacaagagtaagttcaatagtttatttttaaaagatgctgtttcattcgtcccgcatgtgtgtttcaaacgtcccgactAGGCGGGGCGTTTGAAACAGATAACTTACtttcaaagttaaaaaacagcTAGATCGtccaacatatgtattaaattacacttgtaactaagataacacacatgtgagttgttgatcacatgttgaaattatttgtatacgtaacgtcatctttgaaaaagacgtttaactgaaaagggtttcaatcgacccggctctcccctacgTCAAAATATTATCTTTCGTCTCCGTGCGTGCCCTGTGTCTCGCTAGCAGGGAAAAAAACGATTTTCAGTACACCCGTGAATCTGAAATCAAACGTGTGGCAGTCCTTTGGGTCTGGCCTCTGACAAATGCTTTGCTATTTTCTTATTTGTGTAGGACAGCGATCAActctataaataaacaaataaatagacatgTAGTTCTAAATGTATAAATTCGTCCATTTTTTCCCCATgccatagataaataaatatcaaaacCTAAGATTCGATGGTCCctataccatatatatatttgaaagtaGACAATGTCTCTTTTATGGAAggcttattttaattaatagaaaatgtatgtttttaacGAATATTAACTATTATTACTGCTACTATTAACTATTAATTAGAGGGGGtcacctctacctgctctgacACTGGAGGAGGTCCCTTCTACCAGgacccggtctctctctctctctctctctctctctctctctctctctctctctctctctctctctctctctctctctctctcatcctcctcccagcTGAAGCAGGATGAATGGGCCCCTGCCTTTGGCCCCGCCTCCATCGCATCCCCCTGGGGCGCCACGGTAACGGGGGCGCGTCACTTCCTGTTCGCCTTCAACGTGAACCAATCAGCACCAAGCAGCAGGTGGACTGCCCCGGGCTGGACCTCAGGGAGCTGGGGAGACCCCCCAGGACCTAACCCCCCCAGGACCACCATGGAactaacccccccctcctcatctggaCCGCATTttgcactctcactcactcacctacacagacaccctacctcacactcactcacctacacacacaccctacctcacactcacctacacacacaccctacctcacactcacctacacacacaccctacctcactctcacctacacacacaccctacctcacactcacctacacacacaccctacctcaCACTCTTCTTAATAGACCTTGAGTATCCTGAAAGGTGCtatacaaaatatttttttattattattattaataatgtcaGTCATTTTGATTCCTCTATACAGTGATTAAGGACTTCAATATAGCTAGTGAAGGAATATTAGtatcgggggagggggggggcgttatATCATCAATGAATTGGTGAATAAAGTTCTCCACTTGCAGAGCGTGAAGGGAAGGAACGCGTCCCCACCATACTGTTGTCAACAAAACCGTCTCTAAACGTATAAATTGAGAATTTTCTAGGTAAACCCTATTTTTAATTCAGCCGAATTAACTGCCGCATGGAGGCAACAAAACAAGTGTTTGTTGTCTGTGACCGTAGGTGAACTCGTCGGTCTGGTTCGTCCGCCCTACCCGAGTCACATGCCTCGGCGGCTTTATGAGGTTAGAGTCTGTGAGACAAGCCGTTTTTAACTGCCAGTGTTAACTCAATATTAAATACCAACCATAATAGCACCTGTTATATTGGCACACATTGAGAGGGTTGTTTTATAAAGAATGTGGTGAAAATATCAGCCACAGTCAAAATCAAGTCAAATGTAATTGTATAGCTCTTAATCACAGTTAGGCACAAATCACCACGAAATAATCAACATATATTGTTTTCCCGGACTCTCTGTGTCCTGTCTTTTAAAGGTTGAACGTATTCTAATGCTGGAAAGAAGAGAACAAACAGCGAATATGAGGTAGCCTAGACAGTTCCTGAATGTGCCCACATTCAGGTTAAAACGTCAGGGAATTCTCTGTCCGTGGGGGCGaagccaggtgttaggggaggagccaggtgttagggttgggagaggagaggacctgTTGTTCAGGAAACGAAACTTAAGGTTCGTAGAAACCAAAGACAACCGACgtggaagcagttctctctttcaggagAAAAATGAAACGCAATTGGTCTGACAGACTGAAAAcacaacaaggtgagtaaatCAGCACAAGATAAGGAATTGATGGAATTAGAAATATATaattgctcaatacataaaccttgtcgtctgtgtctaggaatggcctctgctaacacttcctggtctgaggagaacttttcatgttccatctgtctggatgtgttcatcAGTCCAGttaccacaccatgtggacacaacttctgcagaacctgtattaaaaagttctgggatgaacaagtccagTACAAATGTCCGGTTTGCAACAAGCTTTTCGGCACAAAACCTGATCTACAGGTCAATACCTTCTTATCAGAGCTGGCTGCTCAGTTTAGAACAACCGTACAAGTAAAAGAGAAGCCTTTtgttgaaccagcagaagttccctgtgacgtctgtactgggacccagctgaaggccgtgaagtcctgcctagtgtgtcttatctcttactgccaaacccacctagagccacatcagagagtcgctggcctgaagaaacatcggctggtcgagcctatggaccggtTTGAAGACaagatgtgtaagaaacacgaccgacttctggagctcttctgccagactgaacaggcgtgtgtgtgtctgttgtgcacagtgacagaccacaagtcccatcctgttgtacctctaaaggaggaatatgaagtgaagacggcccagctggggaagatagaggctgaagttccgcagaagatccaggagagaaaacaaaagattaaggagatcaaAGATAAAGTGGAACTGAGCAACAAAGACGCAGACAGAAAGATAGCCCATGGTGGGCAGGTCTTCACTGCTCTGATAGGCTGTGTTGAAAAGGGCCGGGATGAATTCAACCAAACGGTTAAAGAGAAACTGAACTCCACAgtgaaacaagctgaagacctcatcaaagagctggagcaggaaataaaagatctgaccaatagaagctcagaggtgaagcagctctcacagactgaagaccacctccacttcctccaggccttcagatccctgaaagatcctccacccaccagggactggacgacggtggaggttcgtcctccgtcatacgcagggaccttgaggagatccctggatcagctggaggagacactgaacatggggatgaagaagctgcgtgatgctgaactgaagagggtccagcagtatgaagtagatgtgactctggatcctgatacagctaaTCCCaagctcatcctgtctgaggatgggaaacaagtacatgatggaggtgtgtggaagagactcccagacaaccctgAGAGATTTacacagaaaatgtatgttctcacaaggcagagcttctcctcaggtagattttactttgaggtccaggttaaagaaaAGACTGGATGGTTtgtaggagtggccagagagtccatcgacagaaaagGTCTGACAGAGCGGACCACTGGGAATGGCTACTGGACTCTTTACTACAACAAGGATGGGTTGGTATTTAGTGATAAACctgctgtccgtctccctctgagagctgagctccagaaggtgggggtgttggttcattatgatgagggtctggtctccttctatgatgtggaagccagggttcatatctactctgctactggctgcagcttcactgagcctctctatccaatcCTCTGCCCATGTGTTAATTATGAAGGtaacaactctgcccccctcatcatctcacctgtcgatcaaacagactaggaccttgGTTTGGTAATACAACatacaaacaaccaaaacaactcaTTGTATATCCTGAATGATAATCTCTACTATGTGATATCTGAGAGAACTGCATTAATGTCATACTGCTGTCATTTAACGAGCTTAAGTACTTTGAGAATCGAACCCCAGTTGTTGAATACAACCCTTTATAAAGGGCAAGATTACACTTTTGTCTATTTTTtccagattttttttatatggtTAACGCTATTGTTAACAGTTGCAGTTATGAAGAACATCCTTAGAGCATTCATTTGTATacataataattgtattaacaTTTCTATTGGTTTTAACTTCTGGATAATGAATgacaaaacaatacaattgtCTTACTTTTCAAATTCTAATAGAaggaaaaataatgaatttgTAGTCCTACATTATCATTGTAATAGATAATTTAAGtgaaatagatacattccagtcTAATAGTGCTCAGTAGAAATGCTGTCTGTGTAATACAAAAGATACATTTGTTTGTCGCCTAAAACAGTAATTTTCATCATTTGAGATCGATGGAACGTTTAAAATCGTTAAATAAACAAAGCTCACAGTGACTACATGTAAAGATTCCCCCCATGTCTGTGAGTAATGTGACTTTGTCTTgtcgtctctcctctctccatcctgctCTTTCCTAACTCTGCCCTCCTCTGTAGCTAATCTAGGATTGTGTTTATCATTGTCTTGCATTACATTAATTACTTATGGTCTAAATCATTCACAAAGTGTGTCATTAGTCTCCTTTtagaaatattataattattattattattataatttgctGTTGCCTtttatgcttcattttgttgatTTAGATaattgttcattttttttaccAGTAGATACACTGAATTCTCATTTAAAGGGTGATCTTTAAGCTATGTTTAATAtgatcaagagggaggaatgtagaatgttggtgtgttttagtgtctctctgtgttcacatctcttagtctaggaacaggccagtgcctctccTA
The nucleotide sequence above comes from Gadus chalcogrammus isolate NIFS_2021 chromosome 4, NIFS_Gcha_1.0, whole genome shotgun sequence. Encoded proteins:
- the LOC130381850 gene encoding probable E3 ubiquitin-protein ligase TRIML1, which encodes MELEIYNCSIHKPCRLCLGMASANTSWSEENFSCSICLDVFISPVTTPCGHNFCRTCIKKFWDEQVQYKCPVCNKLFGTKPDLQVNTFLSELAAQFRTTVQVKEKPFVEPAEVPCDVCTGTQLKAVKSCLVCLISYCQTHLEPHQRVAGLKKHRLVEPMDRFEDKMCKKHDRLLELFCQTEQACVCLLCTVTDHKSHPVVPLKEEYEVKTAQLGKIEAEVPQKIQERKQKIKEIKDKVELSNKDADRKIAHGGQVFTALIGCVEKGRDEFNQTVKEKLNSTVKQAEDLIKELEQEIKDLTNRSSEVKQLSQTEDHLHFLQAFRSLKDPPPTRDWTTVEVRPPSYAGTLRRSLDQLEETLNMGMKKLRDAELKRVQQYEVDVTLDPDTANPKLILSEDGKQVHDGGVWKRLPDNPERFTQKMYVLTRQSFSSGRFYFEVQVKEKTGWFVGVARESIDRKGLTERTTGNGYWTLYYNKDGLVFSDKPAVRLPLRAELQKVGVLVHYDEGLVSFYDVEARVHIYSATGCSFTEPLYPILCPCVNYEGNNSAPLIISPVDQTD